CTTGAACAAAAACTGATGCTATTACAGGAGCATATCCCCTTCGCTGCGATCGAGTGGAATACCCGATTTGAGGCGATCGACTGGAATCAGGCTGCGACTAAACTGTTCGGCTACACGCCAGCCGAAGCCATTGGTCGTCATGCGGCAGAATTGATTGTCCCACAAGAGTCTAGAGCGCTAGTGGACAGCATTTTTCAGAGTTTGTTAAATCAAACGGGGGGCACCTATAGTATTAATCGCAACCGGACGCAATCGGGCGAGTCGATCGTCTGCGAATGGTACAATTCCCCCTTGCGAAACGAGCGCCAAGAAGTCGTTGGCGTTTTATCGATTGCGTTGAATATCGCCGCAACTGAGGAAAGCGATCGCCCAGCGCCTTCTCCCCTATGGGAAACTTCACCCATAGCCAATCGTTTCTTTACCAGCAGCATCGATTTACTGGGTGTTGGGGGATTTGATGGCTACTTCAAACACGTCAACCCCGCCTGGATGAATTTGCTCGGTTACACTGAAACGGAACTGAAACAGCAACCTTTTCTGGCGTTTGTTCATCCTGACGATCGCGAAGCCACGCTTTTAGCTGCTCAATCCCTCGCCAACGGTAATCATGTGACTCAATTTGAAAACCGCTATCGGTGTCGAGATGGTTCCTATCGCTGGCTATCCTGGCGGGCTTTAGCCTATGTAGATGAAAGTCAATTTTATGCGATTGGTCGGGATATCACTGAACGGAAAGCGTCTGAAGCGGCGCTTCAAGAAAGTGAAGAACGCTTTCGTCAGGTGGTGGAACTGACGGGACAAGCGATCTATGACTACGATGCTGTTACAGGTAAAACCCAATGGGCGGGTGCGGTTAAAGAGATTACAGGCTACGATTTGTCTCGGTTTACCGATATTGGGGTGGAAGGTTGGGCTGAGTTTATCCATCCAGAGGATCGCCCCAGGGTGCTTTTGCAGCTTCAGCACTCCTTAGAGACGGGTAGCGCTTATGAGATTCAATACCGTTGGCGCAGTCAAACCGGGGTGTATCTAGATTTACAGGACCGGGGGGCGGTATTAACGGATGAGCGCGGACAAGCTTACCGGATGTTAGGCAGTATTAGCAATATTACCGCCCAACAAAATGCTCTGCGCGATCGCACCCTCGCCGAAGCTCAATTGCAAAATACTCAGAATTTTCTCGAATCCATTCTTCAGACTCTACCCATACCCGTCGTCGCCAAGGAAGCCAAGGAACTGCGTTTTGTCCTTTGGAACCCTGCGGCTGAAGCGATTTTAGGGAGTAAAGCAGAAGAGGTGTTGGGTAAAAACGATTATGACTTATTTCCCCCCGATCAAGCGGATGGATTTATTCAAAAAGATCGCGAAGTTCTCCAACAACGCGCCCTGATAGATATTCCCGAAGAAACTGTTCAAACTAGATCGGGAAACAACCGCATTTTCCATACCACAAAAACGGCTGTTTTAGATGCTGAAGGTGCCCCACAATATCTCCTCGCAATTATTGAAGATATTACCGATCGCAAAAATTCGGAAGCTGCATTACGCGAGAGTGAGGCAAAGTTTCGTCAATTTGTTGAAAATGCTAATGATTTAATTTATTCCCACGATCTAGAGGGAATTTTTACCTATCTCTCTCCTAAATTTTTCGATCTTTCAGGCTATCATCCAGAGGAATTTATTGGCAAATCTTTTACTCCCCTAGTTCATCCCGATGATATAGATTCAGTGCATCTATTTGTAGCTCAAGTCGCATCAGGACAAAAGGGTTCCGGTCAAATTTTCCGCACCCAGCATCGGAATGGAAGCTGGCGGTGGATGACGGCTAACTCTTCACCCAAACGAGATTCGCAAGGGCATATTATTGGAGTTCAAGGCATTGTTAGAGATATCACAGAGCCGAAGTTAATCGAACAACAATTAGAAGAACAAGCTGAACGAGAAAGACTCGTAAATTCGCTAACCAATCAAATTCGCAGCTCCCTAAATTTTGAGCAAATTCTTGAAACAGCAGTAACAGAAATCCAGCATTTTCTAAACATCGATCGCTGTAGTTTTTCTTGGTTTAATTATGACTCAGATGAATCTTACTTAGAAGTTATTAAAGAGTCTCGTTTAGGAAAACTACCTTCGCGAATCGGACGCTACCCTAGTTCCATCTTTAGCGCCTTTGCTAAATCTTTAGTGAACTTAGAGATTGTGCGAATTGATGATGCTCGTCAAATTAGCGATCCCGCTTCGCAAGCCACATTGCGGGCTTTGAACATCACCTCCATGTTGGTTTTGCCCAGAACGTTTGATTCAGGCAAAATTGGGATTTTATCCTGTTCGTGCAGCCAAGAGGTGCGTCCTTGGTTAGAGCAGGAAATCGAGCTACTCAACTCAGTAATGGCGCAGTTAGAAATAGCCCTCAACCAAGCTCAACTCTACCAACAAACGCAAGCAAGAGCTAAAGAACTTGAAGAACTCCTTTGGGAATTACAACGCACCCAAACTCAATTAGTCCAAAGCGAGAAAATGTCCTCTTTAGGACAATTGGTAGCCGGAGTAGCTCATGAAATTAATAACCCCGTCAACTTTATTTATGGCAATCTTATCCATGCCAATCAGTACACCGAAAGTTTGATTTACCTGTTGATGTTGTATCAAAAATACTATCCTCAACCCGTCCCAGAAGTTGAAGAAGAAGCTGAGGCGATGGATCTCGAATTTATTCTCGAAGATTTACCCCAGTTGCTATCTTCAATGAGAGTCGGTGCAGAGCGTATTAAGCAAATCGTTCACTCGCTACGCAACTTTTCTCGCATGGATGAGGCGGCGATGAAAGCTGTGGACATTCATGAGGGAATTGAGAGTACCCTAATGATTCTCCAAAATCGCCTCAAAGCCAAGTCCGACCGCCCCATTATCCAAACGATCAAAGAGTATGGCAATCTTCCCTTAGTGGAGTGCTATCCTGGAGAACTCAATCAAGTGCTGATGAATATTATCAGCAATGCCCTCGATGCCCTTGAAGAACGAGACCGAGCGCGATCGCTCCTAGAATGTCAGCAACAACCCAGTCAAGTCACCATTTCTACCCAATTGTTGAACGAACAGCAAGTGCAAATCTGTATTCAAGATAACGGCCCCGGTATTCCTGAAGCCGTGCAGCAACGCTTGTTCGATCCATTCTTTACCACCAAACCCCTCGGTAAAGGAACCGGGTTAGGCATGTCCATTAGCTATCAAATTATCACCGAAAGACACAAAGGCACCCTGCGTTGCGAATCTCAACTAGGGCAAGGAGCAAGCTTTATCATTACCATCCCCTTACGCCAAGAGTGAAAGAAGGGGGTTAGGAGTTGGGAGTTAGGGGTTGGGGGAAGAAGGGGGTTAGGAATTAGGAGTTGGGAGTTGGGGGTTGGCGAAGAAGAGGAATTTTATCATAACTCCACACTCTTTTTCCTACTCAGCCCACTGCTACGCACCCAGAACCGCACAACAGCACTCTTTTTCCCCATCCCCCCATCCTCTTCCCCACTCGGAACTCGGAACTCGGAACTCGGAACTTTCTTCCCCCCACCCTCTTGGGTTCTAACTTCCCGCTTTCGCGGTGACTAAAACTTCACCTTTGAGCATTCGACTCGCCGCTTCTAAAAGCGCCTCCTCAAGATACGGCTTGGTGAAA
The Desertifilum tharense IPPAS B-1220 genome window above contains:
- a CDS encoding PAS domain S-box protein; amino-acid sequence: MNHSTLEQKLMLLQEHIPFAAIEWNTRFEAIDWNQAATKLFGYTPAEAIGRHAAELIVPQESRALVDSIFQSLLNQTGGTYSINRNRTQSGESIVCEWYNSPLRNERQEVVGVLSIALNIAATEESDRPAPSPLWETSPIANRFFTSSIDLLGVGGFDGYFKHVNPAWMNLLGYTETELKQQPFLAFVHPDDREATLLAAQSLANGNHVTQFENRYRCRDGSYRWLSWRALAYVDESQFYAIGRDITERKASEAALQESEERFRQVVELTGQAIYDYDAVTGKTQWAGAVKEITGYDLSRFTDIGVEGWAEFIHPEDRPRVLLQLQHSLETGSAYEIQYRWRSQTGVYLDLQDRGAVLTDERGQAYRMLGSISNITAQQNALRDRTLAEAQLQNTQNFLESILQTLPIPVVAKEAKELRFVLWNPAAEAILGSKAEEVLGKNDYDLFPPDQADGFIQKDREVLQQRALIDIPEETVQTRSGNNRIFHTTKTAVLDAEGAPQYLLAIIEDITDRKNSEAALRESEAKFRQFVENANDLIYSHDLEGIFTYLSPKFFDLSGYHPEEFIGKSFTPLVHPDDIDSVHLFVAQVASGQKGSGQIFRTQHRNGSWRWMTANSSPKRDSQGHIIGVQGIVRDITEPKLIEQQLEEQAERERLVNSLTNQIRSSLNFEQILETAVTEIQHFLNIDRCSFSWFNYDSDESYLEVIKESRLGKLPSRIGRYPSSIFSAFAKSLVNLEIVRIDDARQISDPASQATLRALNITSMLVLPRTFDSGKIGILSCSCSQEVRPWLEQEIELLNSVMAQLEIALNQAQLYQQTQARAKELEELLWELQRTQTQLVQSEKMSSLGQLVAGVAHEINNPVNFIYGNLIHANQYTESLIYLLMLYQKYYPQPVPEVEEEAEAMDLEFILEDLPQLLSSMRVGAERIKQIVHSLRNFSRMDEAAMKAVDIHEGIESTLMILQNRLKAKSDRPIIQTIKEYGNLPLVECYPGELNQVLMNIISNALDALEERDRARSLLECQQQPSQVTISTQLLNEQQVQICIQDNGPGIPEAVQQRLFDPFFTTKPLGKGTGLGMSISYQIITERHKGTLRCESQLGQGASFIITIPLRQE